A single Vulcanisaeta distributa DSM 14429 DNA region contains:
- a CDS encoding ORC1-type DNA replication protein produces the protein MPRIFKNEAALTPEYIPSKLPHREEQLKQLETYFSGFLESPGSMYPKVVLIGRPGSGKTVTSRKFGNYVVRSSERVRYVHVSCFLNRTLSSVLKDIGVQLNIAIPKRGFSTEELLKMLLDMVRDKDIYAIVALDDVFHLVNNSGPHALGTLIRLGEEYVSRGDKYRFGLILISQDLTFRDQLDRSSQSALGNAVIKFEPYTKDQIFEILLARAQEALVDGAYDEEILEMIADVAGVDEKSMDEHRGDARYAIDILWRASKLAEMKGVDRILPEHVREAIKNTLRGIRSDELRMLPLHEKIFLLAIVRSLMKNPNSPYIPFGTAEDEYQMLCEQYGQEPRKHTQLWEYLRDLNTKGFVETRTSSKGMRGRTTLISIPSEPLETLKEELEKIIKGELGT, from the coding sequence ATGCCAAGGATCTTCAAGAACGAAGCCGCGTTAACGCCGGAATACATACCGAGCAAGCTACCACATAGGGAAGAACAACTGAAGCAGCTTGAGACATACTTTAGTGGCTTCCTCGAGAGTCCAGGCTCTATGTACCCAAAGGTCGTGCTTATTGGTAGGCCTGGCAGTGGTAAGACCGTGACGAGTAGGAAGTTTGGGAATTACGTGGTGAGGTCAAGTGAGAGGGTTAGGTACGTTCACGTGTCCTGCTTCCTCAATAGAACACTAAGTTCGGTGCTAAAGGATATTGGCGTTCAATTAAACATTGCAATACCAAAGAGGGGATTCTCAACAGAGGAATTACTTAAGATGCTTCTGGACATGGTTAGGGATAAGGACATATACGCGATAGTCGCCCTTGATGATGTGTTTCACCTGGTCAATAATAGTGGTCCTCACGCATTAGGTACTTTGATAAGGCTCGGTGAGGAGTACGTAAGCAGGGGCGATAAGTATAGGTTTGGTCTAATCCTGATTAGCCAGGACCTAACCTTTAGGGATCAGCTCGATAGGAGTTCACAGAGTGCACTTGGTAATGCAGTGATTAAGTTTGAGCCGTACACAAAGGATCAGATATTCGAGATACTTCTTGCGAGGGCTCAGGAGGCCTTAGTCGATGGTGCATATGATGAGGAGATACTCGAGATGATAGCCGACGTGGCCGGCGTTGATGAGAAATCAATGGATGAGCATAGGGGTGATGCTAGGTATGCCATTGACATACTGTGGAGAGCTTCAAAACTCGCCGAGATGAAGGGTGTTGATAGGATTTTACCTGAGCATGTCAGGGAGGCTATAAAGAATACGCTCAGGGGTATTAGGAGTGATGAACTTAGAATGTTACCATTGCATGAGAAGATATTCTTATTGGCCATTGTTAGGAGTTTAATGAAGAACCCGAACTCGCCATACATACCCTTTGGGACTGCCGAGGATGAGTACCAAATGCTCTGTGAGCAGTATGGCCAGGAGCCCAGGAAACACACGCAGTTGTGGGAGTACCTTAGGGATTTGAATACGAAGGGCTTTGTTGAGACTAGGACGTCTAGTAAGGGTATGAGGGGTAGGACAACGTTAATATCAATACCATCTGAGCCACTTGAAACGTTAAAGGAGGAGTTAGAGAAGATTATCAAGGGTGAATTGGGTACGTGA
- a CDS encoding ArsR/SmtB family transcription factor, with the protein MSIDFIEDLFSSRIRVRVLRALIKYKEVNITKLSRELGVNYKVIEYHVEALKRLGIAEEKRFGRIRIIRLSEGDPRVLAIERFFSELEHAFMNQSDSRSQGSS; encoded by the coding sequence GTGAGTATCGACTTCATAGAAGACCTATTCTCATCAAGGATTAGGGTTAGGGTGCTTAGGGCTTTGATTAAGTATAAGGAGGTGAACATAACGAAGCTTTCCAGGGAGTTGGGCGTTAATTATAAGGTGATTGAGTACCACGTGGAAGCGCTTAAGAGGCTTGGCATTGCTGAGGAGAAGAGGTTCGGTAGGATTAGGATAATAAGGCTTAGTGAGGGTGATCCACGTGTCTTAGCAATTGAGCGATTCTTTTCTGAGCTTGAGCATGCATTCATGAATCAGTCTGATTCGCGAAGTCAAGGATCCTCTTAG
- a CDS encoding HpcH/HpaI aldolase/citrate lyase family protein: MVLRRSQLFVPGNNEHMIRKAALELKPDSVIIDLEDAVPIDGKESARKLIRELLPQLDWKGKELCVRVNDPKTPFFYADIDTVYKIDVVKCIVIPKAEFDLSFVYKATGREIEPLIETARGLLRVEDVIRSEGVTAVSYGAADFALSVGGVVKTYEQSQVLKTLVVSAARAYGVDPIDKVFFDIKDIEGFRKECVEAKSMGFIGKQVIHPSQIPVANEVFSPSEEEINWARRVVEAYEKAVREGRGAISLEGQLVDYVHYKLAKRILDFANQTDS, from the coding sequence GTGGTTCTGAGGAGGTCCCAATTATTTGTTCCCGGTAATAATGAGCACATGATTAGGAAGGCAGCCCTCGAGTTGAAGCCCGACTCTGTGATCATTGATCTTGAGGATGCTGTGCCAATTGATGGTAAGGAGTCTGCACGTAAGTTAATAAGGGAATTACTCCCACAACTTGATTGGAAGGGTAAGGAGTTATGTGTCAGGGTTAATGACCCAAAGACACCCTTCTTTTACGCCGACATAGACACCGTGTATAAGATCGACGTCGTTAAGTGCATTGTTATCCCAAAGGCTGAGTTTGACCTAAGCTTTGTCTATAAGGCCACGGGTAGGGAGATAGAGCCGTTGATAGAGACGGCTAGGGGATTACTTAGGGTTGAGGATGTTATTAGAAGTGAGGGCGTCACCGCGGTATCCTACGGCGCAGCTGACTTTGCGCTTTCAGTTGGTGGCGTTGTGAAGACCTACGAACAGAGCCAGGTTCTTAAGACCTTGGTTGTTTCAGCGGCGAGGGCTTATGGAGTTGACCCAATTGATAAGGTATTCTTTGATATCAAGGATATTGAAGGCTTTAGGAAAGAGTGTGTTGAGGCTAAGTCCATGGGGTTCATCGGTAAGCAGGTTATTCACCCAAGCCAAATACCCGTGGCCAACGAGGTATTTTCACCAAGCGAGGAGGAGATTAATTGGGCTAGGAGGGTCGTTGAGGCCTATGAGAAGGCGGTTAGGGAGGGTCGTGGCGCAATAAGTCTCGAGGGCCAATTAGTGGATTATGTGCATTACAAGTTGGCTAAGAGGATCCTTGACTTCGCGAATCAGACTGATTCATGA
- a CDS encoding alcohol dehydrogenase catalytic domain-containing protein, whose protein sequence is MRVLAAVLREFNKPFSIEEYDIGEPGPNDIVVRVKAEGICGRDLVIWRGGFRNLKPPLILGHEIFGEVDGRAVGVFGAITDGTCPYCRAGKENLCLNLQFFGEGRPGGYAEVVIAPRSNVFELPDNDYVKYAAAVCPLATAIHASKLGNIGPGTRVLVTGAGGGVGIHTIQYLKSLGAYVISITSPAKADFVAKYSDEVITDREFSRKVRDVDVVLEIVGAATINESLRVLKREGTLVLIGNTEGEEIRLIRPALTVMREHRIVGSAAYTRREVLEAVDLLHRGVVKPVYKVYNFKDVNQAYNDLVNQRVLGRAVLVF, encoded by the coding sequence ATGCGAGTATTGGCGGCCGTGTTGAGGGAGTTCAATAAGCCCTTTAGTATTGAGGAGTATGATATTGGAGAACCTGGACCCAACGACATTGTGGTAAGGGTAAAGGCGGAGGGTATTTGTGGCCGTGACCTGGTCATTTGGAGGGGTGGCTTCAGGAATTTAAAACCTCCATTAATCCTTGGGCATGAAATATTCGGCGAGGTTGATGGAAGGGCTGTTGGCGTATTTGGAGCTATTACTGATGGTACATGTCCATACTGCAGGGCTGGTAAGGAGAATCTATGCTTAAATCTTCAATTCTTCGGTGAGGGGAGACCAGGCGGTTATGCGGAGGTCGTGATAGCGCCAAGGAGTAACGTGTTTGAATTACCGGATAATGACTATGTTAAGTATGCCGCAGCCGTATGCCCGCTGGCCACGGCAATACATGCGAGTAAACTAGGTAATATTGGGCCAGGTACTAGGGTTCTCGTTACTGGGGCTGGAGGCGGTGTTGGCATACATACAATACAGTATTTAAAGAGCCTTGGCGCATACGTAATATCAATAACGTCACCTGCCAAGGCTGATTTTGTGGCTAAGTATTCGGATGAGGTTATTACGGATAGGGAGTTCTCAAGGAAGGTTAGGGATGTCGATGTTGTCCTGGAAATAGTAGGTGCTGCAACAATAAATGAAAGTCTTAGGGTGTTGAAGCGTGAGGGTACGCTAGTCTTGATAGGTAATACTGAGGGTGAGGAGATTAGGTTGATTAGACCTGCGCTTACGGTGATGAGGGAGCATAGGATAGTTGGCTCGGCCGCATACACGAGGAGGGAGGTTCTTGAAGCCGTTGACCTCCTTCATAGAGGTGTCGTTAAGCCCGTCTATAAAGTCTATAACTTTAAGGATGTTAATCAGGCATATAACGACTTAGTTAATCAACGGGTTTTAGGCAGGGCTGTGTTGGTATTTTAA
- a CDS encoding polyprenol monophosphomannose synthase has protein sequence MDACIVLPTINEADNLRILLPMLRNYLADYDWFIVVVDDGSTDGTQDVVMEFARVTNRAELIERGAKLGLGSAIKTGMRACLDKGANSIVVMDADLQHPPDVVPNLVKAVLVNGVDLAIASRYVKGGGIVGWSFKRLAISKGATYMARLLMPWTRSIKDPISGFFAVNAGKLRGVIDMLSDSSGYKLILELLTLFHVKYGNSLRVVEVPYIFRNRAYGVSKLGTHELINYALLVLKLSNYSVPKYLVSLLIGSIIGYFLFNLSSSLNPIAGNLISIELSLITVITIYQLLMGMKPQLQYYIKYHLIKYVAVAVKLLLYMASTPVVIALIISGVIQLLMTLGIITVNPTAVHVL, from the coding sequence GTGGATGCGTGTATTGTATTACCGACAATAAATGAGGCTGATAATCTGAGGATACTATTACCCATGCTGAGAAATTACCTGGCTGATTATGACTGGTTTATTGTGGTTGTTGATGATGGCAGTACTGACGGTACTCAGGATGTCGTTATGGAGTTCGCCAGGGTAACGAATAGGGCTGAATTAATTGAGAGGGGTGCTAAGCTTGGTCTGGGTAGTGCCATTAAGACTGGCATGAGGGCCTGCCTCGATAAGGGCGCCAACTCCATAGTTGTCATGGATGCCGATCTGCAGCACCCACCTGACGTGGTTCCCAACCTTGTTAAGGCTGTGCTTGTGAATGGCGTGGATTTAGCAATAGCCAGTAGGTACGTTAAGGGCGGCGGTATCGTTGGTTGGTCATTTAAGAGACTCGCCATTAGTAAGGGGGCTACGTACATGGCAAGGTTACTAATGCCCTGGACACGCAGCATTAAGGACCCAATTAGTGGCTTCTTCGCTGTGAATGCGGGTAAGTTAAGGGGCGTGATTGACATGCTTAGCGATTCATCAGGTTATAAACTAATCCTAGAGCTATTGACGCTATTTCATGTTAAGTATGGTAATTCGCTTAGGGTTGTCGAGGTACCGTACATCTTTAGGAATAGGGCCTATGGCGTGAGCAAGTTAGGTACTCATGAATTAATTAACTACGCATTACTGGTGCTTAAGCTCAGTAATTACTCTGTGCCTAAGTACCTAGTATCATTACTCATTGGCTCCATCATTGGTTATTTCCTCTTTAATTTATCGTCAAGTTTAAATCCGATAGCTGGCAACTTAATATCCATAGAGTTGTCCCTAATAACTGTCATCACTATTTACCAATTGTTAATGGGTATGAAACCACAACTACAATATTATATAAAGTATCATTTGATTAAGTACGTTGCCGTAGCCGTGAAGTTACTTCTATACATGGCCTCAACACCAGTAGTTATCGCGCTCATAATCTCGGGTGTAATACAGTTGTTAATGACTCTTGGGATAATAACGGTAAATCCCACGGCAGTGCATGTACTGTGA
- a CDS encoding THUMP domain-containing class I SAM-dependent methyltransferase — MRVLLTTVPGIEDAVISEVKELFKDRVVTAEVFGSSNVTGKVLIDINNVTINELKALGTVEHVVMVLDIKNVGRDMGSLRDCIWKLRLDELLNYYTVNTTIGIMADRSGDHEFKSPDAAALLGERISEFLMSMGLKSLFNLDNADLTLRLIIDQDKCVLGLSITRKPLRNRPYRKFNHPASINPILANAMFRILSPAPSSRICDVTCGSGTIVIEGALMRRDVIFLCADIDYGYVNGALANAREANVDYLIDFVVMDSTRPAIRDNACSYAIFNPPFGIRIEPLKGIADFYGSLFRALRNVLRDGSSMVFITVRKSLAKKLLVKYGFRIVSERVVEQGGIWSSIFKVVKE, encoded by the coding sequence ATGAGGGTACTCCTAACAACGGTGCCTGGAATTGAGGATGCGGTGATCAGCGAGGTTAAGGAATTGTTCAAGGATAGGGTTGTTACGGCTGAGGTGTTTGGTTCATCCAATGTGACAGGTAAGGTGCTGATAGACATTAATAATGTGACTATTAACGAGTTAAAGGCGTTAGGTACTGTAGAGCATGTAGTAATGGTTCTAGATATAAAGAATGTTGGTAGGGACATGGGTAGTTTAAGGGATTGTATTTGGAAGCTAAGGCTTGACGAATTACTCAATTATTATACCGTAAATACTACAATTGGTATAATGGCCGATAGGTCTGGGGATCATGAGTTCAAGAGCCCAGATGCGGCGGCATTACTTGGTGAGAGGATTTCCGAGTTTCTAATGTCCATGGGCCTTAAGTCGCTCTTCAACCTTGATAATGCTGACCTCACATTGAGACTCATTATTGACCAGGATAAGTGCGTATTGGGCCTATCAATAACCCGTAAACCCCTTAGAAATAGACCGTATAGGAAGTTCAATCATCCAGCCTCTATAAACCCCATATTGGCCAACGCCATGTTCAGGATATTAAGTCCAGCCCCATCATCGAGGATTTGCGACGTCACCTGCGGTAGTGGCACCATAGTAATCGAAGGCGCCTTAATGAGGAGGGACGTGATTTTTCTATGCGCAGACATTGATTATGGCTATGTGAATGGTGCATTGGCAAACGCCAGGGAGGCCAATGTGGATTATTTAATTGATTTTGTGGTCATGGATTCAACAAGGCCTGCCATTAGGGATAACGCGTGTTCATACGCTATTTTCAATCCTCCATTTGGAATTCGCATAGAACCACTTAAGGGGATAGCCGACTTTTATGGTTCATTATTTAGAGCGCTTAGGAATGTCCTCAGGGACGGCTCGAGTATGGTCTTTATCACGGTTAGGAAGTCTCTCGCCAAGAAATTACTTGTCAAGTATGGATTTAGGATAGTGAGTGAGAGGGTTGTTGAGCAGGGTGGGATTTGGAGTTCGATTTTTAAGGTTGTTAAGGAATAA
- a CDS encoding DUF2192 domain-containing protein: MSSGLDARQLYKGRIEAATEIWSKIMRNEVSTRNQLEELVYIVYKQKGIEPFRGLSKVRIYDKEIATIYIIGKYGLGLLDGELTNAFRNIFNVEVACDEIYSFLKSKNFQLNDNNDTEQFRKMVDNEVLGPRTEERGFRLLRYVFTGTIMRFFPEEDFVGTYRALSTAYPDLASRFMRYVRFYVAFRVAEDIALGSIKKIEEKKIMKYTHCLRLNLTKCVPHDKLIREIALRVYKVPKKILDRLFPNEDQRSFIPKAQ; this comes from the coding sequence ATGAGTAGTGGCTTAGATGCTAGGCAGTTGTATAAGGGCCGTATTGAGGCTGCGACGGAGATATGGAGTAAGATAATGAGGAATGAGGTAAGCACAAGAAACCAGCTTGAGGAGTTGGTGTACATTGTCTATAAGCAGAAGGGTATTGAGCCGTTTAGGGGCTTGAGTAAGGTTAGGATTTACGATAAGGAGATAGCCACGATATACATAATTGGTAAGTACGGCCTTGGCCTATTGGATGGGGAATTAACCAATGCCTTCAGGAATATTTTCAATGTTGAGGTAGCGTGCGATGAAATATACAGCTTCCTCAAGAGTAAGAACTTCCAACTCAATGATAATAACGACACCGAGCAGTTTAGAAAGATGGTTGATAACGAGGTTTTAGGACCTAGGACTGAGGAGAGGGGGTTTAGGTTGTTGAGGTATGTGTTCACTGGTACAATAATGAGGTTTTTCCCTGAGGAGGACTTCGTGGGTACTTACAGGGCATTGAGCACGGCATACCCAGACCTGGCGAGTAGGTTTATGAGGTACGTGAGGTTCTACGTGGCCTTTAGGGTTGCGGAGGACATTGCACTGGGTAGCATTAAGAAGATTGAGGAGAAGAAGATAATGAAGTATACGCACTGCCTAAGGCTTAACCTGACAAAGTGTGTCCCGCACGATAAGTTGATTAGGGAGATAGCCCTCAGGGTGTATAAGGTGCCTAAGAAGATCCTTGATAGGTTATTCCCAAATGAAGACCAGAGATCATTCATACCAAAGGCGCAGTAG
- a CDS encoding 50S ribosomal protein L16, protein MPLRPGRCYRRLKRPYTRTEYIAGAPYVQIPRFELGNTKPRERARFDYVAELVAEETGQIRANALEAARQMAYKYLSKYVGDPNFYLKINVYPFHVIRENKMLAMAGADRLQQGMRLAFGVPSGRAARILRPGTIIMHLEIEGKNLAHAKEALKRAASKLPLPMRIVIYPKQAQAKVVAQS, encoded by the coding sequence ATGCCGCTTAGGCCTGGACGCTGCTATAGGAGGTTGAAGAGGCCTTACACGAGGACTGAGTACATAGCCGGTGCTCCATATGTTCAAATACCTAGGTTTGAGCTTGGCAATACGAAGCCCAGGGAGAGGGCTAGGTTTGACTATGTGGCTGAGCTTGTGGCTGAGGAGACCGGTCAAATAAGGGCCAATGCCCTTGAAGCCGCCAGGCAGATGGCGTATAAGTACCTGTCTAAGTACGTTGGCGACCCCAACTTCTACCTGAAGATAAATGTCTACCCATTCCATGTGATTAGGGAGAATAAGATGCTGGCTATGGCAGGTGCTGACCGTCTGCAGCAAGGTATGAGGCTGGCCTTTGGTGTTCCGTCAGGTAGGGCCGCAAGGATCCTTAGGCCCGGTACTATCATAATGCACCTTGAGATTGAGGGCAAAAACCTGGCTCACGCTAAGGAGGCCCTTAAGAGAGCTGCGTCCAAGTTACCGCTTCCAATGAGAATAGTTATCTATCCAAAGCAGGCCCAGGCTAAGGTTGTTGCTCAGTCATAG
- a CDS encoding winged helix-turn-helix domain-containing protein — translation MSSREFRPDLYVLARIIEALVNNGTMRRTRLATACGLSYDKFERYLEWMVSRGLVMIDGDGLVRLTRDGERTYEELVLWIKRYVGSLRINRI, via the coding sequence ATGAGCTCAAGGGAATTCAGGCCTGACCTGTACGTGTTGGCTCGAATCATTGAGGCCCTGGTCAATAATGGGACTATGAGGAGAACTAGGTTGGCAACTGCCTGTGGTTTATCTTATGATAAGTTTGAGAGGTATCTTGAGTGGATGGTTAGTAGGGGCTTGGTGATGATTGACGGTGATGGCCTTGTCAGGCTTACGAGGGATGGCGAGAGGACGTATGAGGAGCTGGTCCTGTGGATTAAGAGGTATGTTGGTTCGTTGAGGATTAATAGGATTTAA
- a CDS encoding nascent polypeptide-associated complex protein, which translates to MGINPREVRRLLKRFGIQDLNLEEVSNVTKVIIYLGDGSTIEINKPVVARMRIQGLSIYQVQASDSDVKVVKPQSTLPQPRPSLIIQQPQKQATQTLAAETTKQYEPSEDDIKLVMEETGCTREEAIRALKETNGDIAEAIVKIQSQKGAK; encoded by the coding sequence GTGGGTATAAATCCAAGGGAGGTTAGGAGACTGCTCAAGCGGTTTGGCATTCAGGACCTTAACCTGGAGGAGGTGAGTAACGTAACGAAGGTGATTATTTACCTAGGCGATGGATCTACAATAGAGATTAATAAACCCGTGGTGGCTAGGATGAGAATTCAGGGATTATCAATATACCAGGTACAGGCCAGTGACTCGGATGTGAAGGTTGTGAAACCTCAATCAACATTACCACAACCAAGGCCATCATTAATAATACAACAACCACAGAAACAAGCCACGCAAACACTTGCAGCAGAGACTACTAAGCAGTATGAACCTAGTGAGGACGATATTAAACTCGTCATGGAGGAGACGGGATGTACGAGGGAGGAAGCCATTAGGGCACTAAAGGAAACCAATGGGGATATTGCTGAGGCTATAGTTAAGATACAGAGCCAAAAAGGCGCTAAGTAA
- a CDS encoding thioredoxin domain-containing protein codes for MSSSTNINRMLLVAVIVLAVALAAVLIYFLAFKTTPTQKTPSSQGSSSSSSQNSASSQLSLATTAFERGVENWLSIECIYSNYGENATLNAVNSIYTIAYNYIYDYEETNNVTYLLLYPIAQYQYIESNYAKCAINESDQGLVNTVLGALSNINTVAYTLNIPGNLLGTPLFIVFDRTNNVTYVLAGASPYVFNAINDAVRGNITVFTYQGQELGYGFRANSTQVSFIDQIISSGLRIGNPSANITVIEFLDPVCPYCALFQVMYGRSLETMINSGYVYYVIQYFPTHVLGYGCSSPTIAQMLGPYCG; via the coding sequence ATGTCGAGTAGTACAAACATAAATAGGATGCTCCTAGTAGCTGTGATAGTACTTGCGGTGGCACTCGCGGCAGTACTAATATACTTCCTCGCCTTTAAGACAACACCAACACAAAAAACACCATCAAGCCAGGGCTCATCAAGCTCTTCATCCCAAAACTCAGCATCCTCACAGCTATCACTAGCCACAACCGCGTTTGAAAGAGGTGTCGAGAATTGGCTGAGCATTGAATGCATTTATAGTAATTATGGTGAGAATGCGACGTTGAATGCCGTGAATAGTATATACACGATAGCGTATAACTACATCTATGATTATGAGGAGACAAACAACGTGACATACCTATTACTATACCCAATAGCCCAGTACCAATACATAGAAAGCAATTATGCAAAATGTGCAATAAATGAAAGTGACCAGGGCTTAGTCAATACCGTATTAGGCGCATTAAGTAATATAAACACCGTGGCATACACACTTAACATACCAGGTAATCTACTTGGCACACCATTGTTCATCGTTTTTGATAGGACGAATAATGTAACGTATGTTCTCGCCGGCGCCTCACCCTACGTCTTCAACGCAATTAACGATGCAGTAAGGGGCAACATAACCGTATTCACGTATCAGGGGCAGGAACTTGGCTATGGCTTTAGGGCGAACTCAACCCAGGTATCGTTCATAGATCAGATAATATCCTCTGGATTAAGAATTGGCAATCCAAGTGCAAACATAACGGTCATCGAGTTCCTAGACCCGGTATGTCCGTATTGCGCATTGTTCCAGGTAATGTATGGCAGGTCACTGGAGACTATGATTAATAGCGGCTATGTGTATTACGTGATTCAGTACTTCCCAACTCACGTGCTTGGTTATGGATGTTCATCACCAACAATAGCACAAATGCTAGGGCCATACTGCGGATAA